The following proteins are encoded in a genomic region of Patescibacteria group bacterium:
- a CDS encoding HU family DNA-binding protein, whose product MTKTQLVDMVAEVSGTTKAAAGRSVDAVVESVTKALAKGEKVVLTGFGTFEVRRRAARMGRNPQTGAPLHIAATKTPAFKAGKALKDAVR is encoded by the coding sequence ATGACAAAGACACAATTAGTAGATATGGTTGCCGAAGTTTCTGGAACAACCAAAGCCGCCGCGGGAAGGTCCGTGGATGCAGTTGTTGAGAGTGTTACCAAAGCTCTTGCAAAAGGTGAAAAGGTTGTATTAACTGGATTCGGCACTTTTGAAGTTCGTCGCAGAGCGGCAAGAATGGGAAGAAACCCCCAAACAGGGGCTCCTCTTCACATCGCCGCTACCAAAACTCCAGCTTTTAAGGCGGGTAAAGCGCTAAAAGATGCTGTGAGGTGA
- a CDS encoding YmdB family metallophosphoesterase → MKILFIGDIVGSLGRRTIANLLPTIKKGDNISLCIANSDNIAGGRGVTTATLRELLNCGVDFFTSGDHIFGIKGFENEINNLPFIIKPANFTADSPGNEYGILDLGKLGRFGIVSLLGRTFIETNRNSECPFKAMDMVLAKLEKEKLNGIFVDFHAEATSEKVAMAYYLDGRVSVLVGTHTHIPTADNRIMPGGTAFVSDLGMVGALDSVLGVQKEIILNNFVSSLQKKFVWMDEGPAIFNSVIVDYHEKTGKVRNIERKDRILEGGE, encoded by the coding sequence ATGAAAATACTTTTTATTGGAGATATAGTTGGCAGTTTAGGTCGCCGTACTATAGCAAATCTATTGCCAACCATAAAAAAAGGTGATAATATCAGCCTGTGCATTGCCAATAGTGATAATATCGCTGGCGGAAGGGGCGTTACAACAGCCACTTTAAGAGAACTGCTCAATTGTGGCGTGGACTTTTTTACAAGCGGAGACCATATTTTTGGTATAAAGGGATTTGAAAATGAAATTAACAATCTACCGTTTATTATTAAACCCGCAAATTTTACAGCCGATTCTCCCGGAAACGAATATGGTATTTTAGACCTAGGAAAACTGGGCAGATTTGGCATTGTTAGTTTGCTGGGACGCACTTTTATAGAAACAAATAGAAATAGTGAATGTCCGTTTAAGGCGATGGATATGGTTTTGGCTAAACTTGAGAAAGAAAAATTAAACGGAATTTTTGTGGATTTTCATGCCGAAGCGACAAGCGAGAAGGTGGCTATGGCGTATTATTTGGATGGCAGAGTGTCCGTTCTTGTGGGTACGCATACGCATATACCCACCGCGGATAACAGAATTATGCCCGGGGGAACGGCGTTTGTTAGTGATTTAGGTATGGTCGGGGCGCTTGATTCGGTTTTGGGAGTACAAAAAGAAATAATACTTAATAATTTTGTTTCGTCTTTGCAGAAAAAATTTGTTTGGATGGATGAGGGACCCGCGATTTTTAATAGTGTGATTGTGGATTACCACGAAAAAACCGGCAAGGTGAGGAATATTGAAAGAAAAGATAGGATCTTGGAAGGGGGTGAATAA